Proteins from a single region of Hydrogenobacter sp.:
- a CDS encoding hydrogenase small subunit: protein METFWETFKRHGVSRRDFLKFATTITGIMGLSPSMIPQVVKALETKPRVPVLWIHGLECTCCSESFIRSATPLASDVVLSMISLEYDDTLSAAAGEALERHREEIIKKYWGNYILAVEGNPPLGEDGMYCVVGGKAFLENLKESAKGAKAVIAWGSCASWGCVQAAKPNPTTAVPIHKVISDKPIIKVPGCPPIAEVMTGVIMYLVLFDSIPPLDSQGRPKQFYGNRIHDTCYRRAFFNAGQFVEKFDDDGAKKGWCLYKMGCRGPTTYNSCGNIRWYNGLSYPIQAGHGCIGCAEEDFWDKSPFYQRLTTIPLPNVEASPDKVGAVVTAAAAAGAIAHGVISKIRSK, encoded by the coding sequence ATGGAGACTTTTTGGGAGACCTTCAAAAGGCACGGAGTTAGCAGGAGGGATTTTTTAAAATTTGCCACTACCATAACAGGTATAATGGGTCTGTCACCCTCCATGATACCTCAGGTGGTAAAAGCTTTAGAAACCAAGCCTAGAGTACCAGTCTTGTGGATTCACGGTCTTGAGTGTACCTGCTGTTCGGAATCTTTCATAAGATCAGCCACACCGCTTGCCTCGGATGTGGTGCTTTCCATGATATCCCTTGAGTACGATGATACGCTTTCAGCAGCTGCAGGAGAAGCCCTTGAAAGACATAGGGAGGAAATTATCAAAAAATACTGGGGAAACTATATCCTCGCGGTTGAGGGAAACCCACCGCTCGGTGAAGATGGCATGTACTGTGTAGTGGGTGGAAAGGCTTTTCTTGAAAATCTCAAAGAGTCTGCGAAAGGTGCAAAAGCTGTAATAGCGTGGGGTTCATGCGCCAGTTGGGGATGCGTCCAGGCAGCAAAACCCAACCCGACAACGGCAGTTCCCATACACAAGGTGATATCGGACAAGCCTATAATAAAAGTTCCAGGCTGTCCTCCCATAGCTGAAGTTATGACTGGTGTTATCATGTATCTTGTTCTTTTTGATTCTATACCACCTCTTGATTCTCAGGGAAGACCTAAGCAGTTTTACGGTAATCGTATACACGATACGTGCTACAGAAGAGCCTTTTTCAATGCAGGTCAGTTTGTGGAGAAGTTTGATGACGATGGAGCTAAAAAGGGATGGTGTCTTTACAAGATGGGATGCAGAGGACCTACGACATACAACTCTTGCGGAAACATACGTTGGTACAACGGTCTCTCTTATCCTATTCAAGCTGGTCACGGTTGTATAGGCTGTGCTGAAGAGGATTTCTGGGACAAAAGCCCCTTTTATCAGAGGCTTACAACTATTCCATTACCTAACGTTGAAGCAAGCCCTGACAAGGTTGGAGCTGTTGTTACAGCAGCGGCAGCTGCTGGTGCAATTGCTCACGGTGTGATTTCCAAGATCAGATCCAAATAA
- the gap gene encoding type I glyceraldehyde-3-phosphate dehydrogenase, producing the protein MSVRVGINGFGRIGRSFLRACYGREDIQIVAINDLTDTRTLAHLLKYDSVHGIFSGYVSADKEDIYVDNAKIKVFSYKDPSEIPWGDLGVDIVLESTGAFTSREKAQLHLRDTVKRVIISAPAKNPDITIVLGVNEDIYDPEKHRIISNASCTTNCLAPTLKVLHRHFGVKYGYMVTVHAYTNDQRVLDLPHKDLRRARAAGMNIIPTTTGAAKAIGEVLPELKGKLDGTARRVPVPDGSIIDLTVIVNKKPLNVEEVNLTFKEASQNDLKGILQYTEEPIVSQDIIGNPHSAIFDASLTQVIEDMVHVVAWYDNEWGYSCRLRDLIAYIHQKEMVSKA; encoded by the coding sequence ATGAGTGTAAGGGTGGGTATAAACGGTTTTGGCAGGATAGGAAGGTCTTTCCTTAGAGCATGTTACGGAAGGGAAGATATACAGATAGTGGCTATCAACGATCTTACAGATACAAGAACTCTCGCGCATCTTCTGAAATACGATTCTGTACATGGCATATTCTCCGGATATGTAAGTGCTGATAAAGAGGATATATACGTTGACAATGCGAAAATTAAGGTTTTCTCTTATAAGGACCCCTCCGAAATACCTTGGGGAGATCTGGGCGTAGATATAGTTTTAGAATCGACTGGTGCGTTTACAAGCAGGGAAAAGGCACAGCTTCACTTGAGAGACACAGTAAAGAGAGTTATCATATCGGCTCCAGCGAAGAATCCAGATATTACCATAGTACTTGGAGTAAACGAAGACATATATGATCCGGAAAAGCACAGAATCATCTCGAATGCTTCATGCACTACCAACTGCCTTGCACCGACCTTGAAAGTTCTCCACAGACATTTTGGGGTCAAATATGGCTATATGGTGACAGTTCATGCCTACACTAATGATCAAAGGGTACTTGACTTGCCTCATAAAGATTTGAGAAGGGCAAGAGCAGCTGGAATGAATATAATACCCACGACTACAGGTGCGGCAAAAGCTATAGGTGAGGTATTACCCGAACTCAAGGGTAAACTTGATGGTACCGCAAGAAGAGTACCTGTTCCGGATGGTTCAATAATAGATCTAACTGTTATAGTGAACAAAAAGCCTTTGAATGTGGAAGAGGTAAACTTAACTTTCAAAGAGGCTTCCCAAAATGACTTAAAGGGCATCCTTCAGTATACGGAAGAACCTATAGTATCACAAGATATAATAGGAAACCCACATTCAGCTATATTTGACGCGAGTCTCACCCAAGTGATTGAAGACATGGTACATGTAGTCGCATGGTACGACAACGAGTGGGGATACTCGTGTAGGCTCAGGGATCTGATAGCTTACATACATCAAAAGGAGATGGTATCAAAGGCTTAA
- the rfaE1 gene encoding D-glycero-beta-D-manno-heptose-7-phosphate kinase — translation MRLDKGLISRAFERFRNIKILVVGDIILDRYIFGKVERISPEAPVPVVEVEKEEFRLGGAGNVASNLSNLGIRVYLCGVVGNDYAGHVVSGLLKEKGIHDITIEDRHRPTTQKARVVAVSQQLLRIDNESKEKIEGRVLEDLLERLDVDVDAVVVSDYAKGVVCKELMDRIRSKGVFFSVDPRPKNKYLYIGADLMTPNEKEARQMQEEESLQSLGWKLKNSLRLKTLVVTLGSRGMALFDREFKVFPARAKQVYDVTGAGDTVIAVLTAGVLAGLDWEEACELANVCAGIVVGKLGTASPSFEEIIEYVEEDVKIRGEGT, via the coding sequence ATGAGACTTGATAAGGGGCTTATATCAAGAGCCTTTGAAAGGTTCAGAAATATAAAAATACTCGTGGTAGGGGATATTATCCTTGACAGGTATATATTCGGTAAAGTGGAACGTATATCTCCAGAGGCTCCGGTTCCTGTGGTGGAAGTAGAAAAGGAAGAGTTTCGGCTTGGAGGCGCGGGAAACGTAGCCAGTAATCTTTCAAATCTTGGGATAAGGGTTTACCTATGCGGTGTGGTTGGTAATGATTATGCAGGTCATGTAGTAAGTGGACTTCTCAAAGAGAAAGGTATTCACGATATTACGATAGAAGATAGGCACAGACCAACAACTCAAAAGGCTCGTGTTGTTGCAGTATCTCAACAGCTTCTACGTATAGATAACGAAAGCAAGGAGAAAATAGAGGGGAGAGTTTTAGAGGATCTTCTTGAGAGGCTTGATGTGGATGTGGACGCGGTGGTAGTTTCGGATTACGCAAAGGGTGTGGTATGTAAAGAACTTATGGACAGAATAAGGAGTAAAGGTGTCTTTTTTTCGGTTGATCCCAGACCAAAGAACAAATACCTATATATAGGTGCAGATCTTATGACACCCAATGAAAAGGAGGCAAGACAAATGCAGGAAGAGGAGAGCCTTCAAAGTCTCGGCTGGAAGTTAAAAAACAGCCTCAGATTGAAGACGCTCGTTGTAACGCTCGGATCAAGGGGTATGGCTCTTTTTGACAGAGAGTTCAAAGTATTCCCCGCAAGAGCAAAACAGGTCTACGATGTTACCGGTGCAGGCGATACAGTTATAGCAGTGCTTACAGCAGGCGTGTTGGCAGGTCTTGATTGGGAAGAAGCGTGCGAGCTTGCCAACGTATGCGCTGGTATAGTGGTAGGCAAACTCGGAACAGCAAGCCCAAGTTTTGAGGAAATTATTGAGTACGTGGAGGAAGATGTAAAAATTCGGGGTGAGGGGACTTGA
- a CDS encoding aspartate kinase — protein MDLVVKFGGTSVGGLERIENAAKRVIEKVKQGYKVVVVSSAMAGETDRLINLAKQIDPFPPEREMDMLVSTGEQQAVALFAITLNKLGYPAMSLCGWQVPIITDHVHTKAKVLKVGLQRIRNIINEGYIPIVAGFQGVTDNWEITTLGRGGSDLSAVVLAHALSADCEIYTDVEGVFTADPRIVPKAKKISRISYEEMLEMASLGAKVMQARSIEFAMKYNVRIHVRSSFSDKEGTWILPEEEVMEKVAVRAITLEMKESRITVVRVPDRPGIAYSIFKALGDAHIVVDMIVQNVSHQGYTDLSFTVNKNDAKRAEDIVKKVATEIGAQEVVRDDNVAKISVVGIGMKSSYGTAAKMFEVLYKNNINIMAISTSEIKISCLIESKYGELAVRELHQAFVEEGEEVKVINET, from the coding sequence ATGGATCTGGTGGTAAAGTTTGGTGGAACATCTGTAGGTGGTCTTGAAAGGATAGAAAACGCTGCAAAAAGGGTTATAGAAAAGGTAAAACAGGGGTACAAGGTTGTTGTTGTATCTTCCGCAATGGCTGGTGAAACTGATAGGCTTATAAACTTAGCTAAACAGATAGATCCCTTCCCACCTGAGAGGGAAATGGACATGCTCGTGTCCACAGGCGAGCAACAAGCTGTAGCTCTCTTTGCTATCACACTGAATAAACTTGGTTATCCAGCGATGAGCCTTTGCGGTTGGCAGGTGCCTATAATTACTGACCACGTACACACGAAAGCGAAAGTGTTGAAGGTAGGTCTTCAAAGGATAAGAAACATCATAAACGAAGGTTACATACCGATAGTTGCGGGTTTTCAAGGTGTTACCGATAACTGGGAGATCACAACCCTTGGGAGGGGTGGATCTGACCTGTCTGCCGTGGTTCTCGCTCATGCTCTCAGTGCGGATTGTGAGATATACACGGATGTAGAAGGTGTCTTTACTGCTGATCCCAGAATAGTCCCCAAAGCAAAAAAAATATCTCGCATATCTTACGAAGAGATGCTTGAGATGGCTTCCTTAGGTGCTAAGGTGATGCAGGCAAGGAGTATAGAGTTCGCTATGAAGTACAATGTAAGAATCCATGTCAGGAGTTCCTTCTCGGATAAAGAAGGAACATGGATACTGCCGGAGGAGGAAGTCATGGAAAAGGTAGCGGTAAGAGCTATAACCTTAGAAATGAAAGAGTCAAGGATCACCGTAGTAAGGGTACCTGACAGACCAGGCATAGCTTACAGTATATTCAAAGCGCTCGGAGACGCTCACATAGTTGTGGATATGATAGTTCAAAATGTTTCCCATCAAGGATACACAGATCTTTCCTTTACGGTAAATAAAAATGATGCTAAGCGTGCGGAAGATATAGTAAAAAAAGTAGCTACGGAAATAGGCGCTCAGGAAGTGGTCAGAGATGATAACGTGGCAAAAATCTCCGTTGTAGGTATAGGTATGAAAAGCTCATACGGCACAGCGGCAAAGATGTTTGAAGTACTATACAAAAACAACATAAATATAATGGCTATATCCACATCGGAGATAAAGATCTCGTGTCTGATCGAAAGCAAATACGGTGAGCTTGCGGTCAGAGAACTTCATCAGGCTTTTGTAGAAGAGGGGGAAGAGGTCAAAGTTATAAATGAGACTTGA
- a CDS encoding Gfo/Idh/MocA family oxidoreductase — MHVLLVGFGNMGKKYLLKLEELGESPILCDRDPKKATDKYPFYCHIGDVKEEIKAVIIAVEPSEHVSLSRIFLKRGIPVLLEKPPALNYEEFKEIYSYPNLYVSEVETFSSCLQYFPKDVKSLNIERFGKGKGYISPLWDLAWHDLYLLQLFFKSIELKKMDVNHVWELKGEADGVPFILKVAWEHPEPSRRWIINEGDLVLDFAKEEVWKDDKLLSGEKRDKLRIMVERFLAGRFDQKSKERAMKNLLLLEEAERFFRI; from the coding sequence ATGCATGTCTTACTTGTAGGTTTCGGGAATATGGGTAAAAAGTATCTGCTCAAGCTGGAAGAACTCGGCGAATCTCCAATACTGTGCGATAGAGATCCCAAAAAGGCTACTGATAAGTATCCCTTTTATTGTCATATAGGTGATGTGAAAGAGGAGATTAAGGCGGTTATAATAGCTGTAGAGCCCTCCGAGCATGTTAGCTTATCAAGAATCTTTTTAAAAAGAGGTATTCCTGTACTTCTTGAAAAACCTCCAGCACTGAATTATGAAGAATTCAAAGAGATATACAGTTATCCAAATCTTTACGTGTCGGAGGTGGAAACCTTCTCCTCTTGCCTACAATATTTTCCAAAAGATGTAAAGAGCTTAAACATTGAAAGATTTGGTAAGGGAAAGGGTTATATATCGCCTCTTTGGGATCTCGCATGGCATGACCTTTACCTCCTTCAGCTGTTTTTTAAAAGCATTGAGTTAAAAAAAATGGATGTGAACCACGTATGGGAGCTAAAAGGTGAGGCTGATGGAGTACCTTTCATTTTGAAGGTCGCCTGGGAACATCCTGAACCTTCAAGGAGATGGATAATAAATGAGGGTGATTTGGTACTTGATTTTGCGAAAGAAGAGGTCTGGAAAGATGATAAACTCCTATCTGGTGAAAAAAGGGATAAGCTAAGGATAATGGTGGAAAGGTTTTTAGCCGGAAGATTTGATCAAAAAAGCAAGGAAAGAGCGATGAAGAATCTCTTACTTTTGGAAGAAGCTGAACGTTTTTTCCGGATTTGA
- a CDS encoding sigma-54 dependent transcriptional regulator has product MKRLLYTRDLSLSVEGFEKVEELPEELAGTLVLVDIDTVGLSCLPDLKEGGNVPVAITSKGIPGYTIKLVSLGFYDVFLKPVDRRRLNKLIADLEGGLRDDDNIIPLAEGEDMSGDLCKELCSIIGNPEGRMKEVLLKIGKASALDVPVLLLGETGVGKEIFAKALWKTSKRWNAPFVAVNCTAIPPELLEAELFGYEKGAFTGAVSSKEGLIESARGGVLFLDEVGDLPLHIQPKLLRVLQEKKLRRLGSTKEIHCDFRLVCATNKDIRKLVKEGFFREDLYYRISTVEIYIPPLRERREDIPILINCILSNISKETGRRIAGYTEGFLRKALNYSWPGNVRELENALKRAMVLCRGDILKEKDLDVESGEYVPQNFEDVLRDEVKKLLRGGEEGLYYKLMGKVSRIIAEEAFNFFEENYSRTARYLGINRITLKRILQGLSNPEKTFSFFQK; this is encoded by the coding sequence CAGTGGAGGGCTTTGAAAAGGTTGAGGAACTTCCTGAGGAACTTGCAGGAACTTTAGTTTTGGTAGATATAGATACAGTAGGGCTTTCGTGCCTTCCGGACCTTAAAGAAGGTGGTAATGTGCCTGTGGCTATAACATCTAAGGGCATACCCGGATACACTATAAAGCTCGTAAGTTTGGGCTTTTATGATGTATTTTTAAAGCCAGTTGATAGACGCAGGCTAAACAAACTTATTGCAGACTTAGAAGGTGGTTTAAGGGATGATGATAATATCATACCTCTTGCTGAAGGTGAAGATATGTCAGGAGACCTTTGTAAAGAACTTTGTTCCATAATAGGAAATCCCGAAGGTAGGATGAAAGAAGTCCTTTTGAAGATAGGTAAGGCTTCAGCTCTTGATGTACCGGTGCTCCTTCTCGGTGAAACAGGTGTAGGTAAGGAGATATTCGCTAAAGCTCTCTGGAAGACTTCCAAAAGGTGGAACGCTCCTTTTGTTGCTGTTAACTGCACAGCCATACCTCCGGAGCTTCTTGAAGCTGAACTTTTTGGATACGAAAAAGGAGCTTTTACCGGAGCTGTATCCTCAAAGGAAGGGCTTATAGAATCCGCAAGAGGCGGTGTGCTTTTTCTTGATGAGGTTGGGGACCTCCCCCTTCATATACAGCCTAAGCTTTTGAGGGTCCTACAGGAGAAAAAGCTAAGGAGACTCGGAAGTACAAAAGAGATCCATTGCGACTTCAGGCTCGTATGCGCTACCAATAAGGATATAAGGAAGCTCGTAAAGGAAGGATTTTTTAGAGAGGATCTCTACTACAGGATAAGTACAGTTGAAATATACATACCACCTCTAAGAGAAAGAAGGGAAGACATTCCCATCCTAATAAACTGCATACTGAGTAATATCTCTAAGGAAACTGGCAGAAGGATTGCAGGTTATACGGAAGGATTTTTAAGGAAGGCTCTAAACTACAGCTGGCCAGGTAATGTTAGGGAACTTGAGAACGCTTTAAAAAGGGCTATGGTTTTATGCAGAGGGGATATTCTCAAAGAAAAAGACCTGGATGTTGAATCGGGCGAATACGTTCCTCAAAATTTTGAAGATGTCTTAAGGGATGAGGTAAAAAAGCTTCTTAGGGGAGGGGAAGAAGGTTTATATTACAAACTAATGGGAAAAGTTTCCCGAATCATAGCTGAGGAAGCCTTTAATTTTTTTGAAGAAAACTACTCAAGAACCGCAAGATACCTTGGTATAAACAGGATCACCCTCAAAAGGATACTACAAGGGTTATCAAATCCGGAAAAAACGTTCAGCTTCTTCCAAAAGTAA